Below is a window of Pseudarthrobacter equi DNA.
GTACGCGAACTGCTCGCGCTGGTAGGCCTGCCCGCCTCCGCGGCGGAAGTGACGCCGTCGCAGGTTTCCGGCGGCCAGCGGCAGCGCGTGGCTATCGCCCGGGCCCTGGCGCTGGATCCGGACATCATCGTGGCGGACGAGCCGACGTCGGCCCTGGACGTCTCCGTCCGCGCGCAGGTGCTGAACCTGCTCTCCGACCTCAAGGTGCGGCTGAACCTGGGGATGGTGTTCATCTCCCATGACATCCAGACCGTCCGCTACGTCTCTGACCGCATCTGCGTCATGTACTTCGGCGAGATCGTGGAGGAAGGCCCGGCCGCGCAGGTGTTCGACAACCCCAGCAACGACTACACCAAGAAGCTCCTCGGCGCGGCCCCGAGCCTCCTGCACACCTAAAACCACCCATCCCCTCTTCTACCAACCCAGTTATCGGAGTTTTCCCGTGTCTTCCCAGTTCTCCGGCGTCATCCCGCCCGTCGTCACTCCCCGCCACGCAGACGGCAGCATTGACACCGCTTCCCTGCAGAACCTCACCAGGCACCTGCTCGACGGCGGCGTGTCAGGGCTGTTCGTCCTCGGTTCCTCCGCCGAGGTGCCCTACATGACCAATGCCGAACGCGACCTGGTGGTCAGCACCATCGCCGAAGCCAACGCAGCCGCCGGCGACCGTGCTGTTCCGCTGATCGTCGGCGCCAACGAGCAGACCACCAACCGGGTGATCGAGGAGGCCAAGCGCGTGATCGACCTCGGTGCCGACGCCATCGTGGTCACCTCCATGTACTACGCCATCGGCAACGCGGAGGAGACCGAAACCCACTTCCGCAGCATCCACGCCGCCGTCAGCAAGCCGATCTTCGCCTACGACGTGCCCGTCCGCACCCACTTCAAGCTCCCCACGGACCTGCTGGTCCGGCTGGGCCGCGAAGGCGTCATCGCCGGCGTCAAGGACTCCTCCGGGGACGACGTCTCCTTCCGCCAGCTCCTGCTCGCGGCACGCGACATCGACAACTTCGACATCTTCACCGGCCACGAAGTAGTGGTGGACGGTGCCCTCCTGGGCGGCGCCCAGGGCGTGGTCCCGGGCCTGGGCAACGTGGCTCCGCGCGGCTACCGGAACCTCGTAGACGCCGCAGCCGCCGGCGACTGGGCCAAGGCCGCCGCAGAACAGGACCGCCTGGCCGACCTCTTCGAGATCGTCTACACCCCCAACGGCCGCGTCTCCGGCGGGGCAGCAGGGCTGGGCGCGTTCAAGACCGCCCTGCAGGTCATGGGAGTTATTGAATCCAACACCATGAGCGCACCCATGCCGGCGCTGAACGAGGACGAAACCAAGGCCATCCGCGGCATCCTCGAACGCAACGGCCTGGTCTAGACGCCACTATGTCCATGTACGCCGTTGGTGTTGACCTGGGAGGCACCAAGACTGCTGCCGGGGTTGTTTCCGGTGACGGGGAGGTGCTGTTTTCGGGCACCATTCCCACGCTGAGCCGTGACGGTTCCGCCGCGATCCTCGACGCCACGGCCGCCCTTGTTGCCGGGCTTCGGGACAAAACGGCCGACGCCGGAATCGCCGTTGGGCGGGTCGGCGTCGGATCCGCCGGGGTCATCGATGCAGCGCACGGCGTGGTGGTCTCGGCGACGGACGCCATCCCCGGCTGGGCCGGGACGGCACTCACCGCAGGCCTGGCCGCCCGGCTGGGCCTGCCGGCGTCGTCCGTCCGGGCCGTAAACGATGTGCACGCGCACGCCCTCGGCGAGGCGTGGACGGGCGCGGCGGCCGGGACCTCCAGCTCGCTGCTGGTCGCTTTCGGCACCGGCGTTGGCGGGAGCTTCGTCCTGGACGGCAAGCCCGTGCTGGGGCACCGCTACGCCGGCGGGCACGTGGGCCACTTTGCCTCCCCGTACGCGTGCTTCGACGGCGCCCCGCTCCCCTGCGTCTGCGGCGGTGCCGGCCACGTCGAGGCCATCGCCTCCGGGCCGGCCATCCTCGAGTCCTACCGCCGCCTGGGCGGCTCATCCCCTGCGGCGGACACCCGCGCCGTGTTTGCGCTGGCCGGCTCCGGTGATGGTGTTGCTGCCGGCGTGATCGGGATGGCCGCGGCTGCTGCCGGGCAGGCTGTGGGCGGGCTGGCGAACATTCTTGATCCCGAGGTGGTGCTGGTATCCGGCGGTCTGGCCGACGCGGGCGAGCGCTGGTGGCAGCCCATGGAAACTGCGCTGCGCGCCGAACTTTTGCCCGCACTGACCGGCATTCCGGTACGTCCCGCCGCGCTGGGCAACACGGCGGCCGTTGTTGGTGCCGCCAGACTTGTCCTTGAACCTGCCGTTTCCGCCCCCGCCGGATACTCTTCAGCCCAGACCTCCCGAAGGAACTGACCATGCTCCTGTCCCCCGATGCCCTCGAATCCCTGCGCGGGCGCCTGATCGTGTCATGCCAGGCGTACCCGGGCGAGCCGATGCGCGATCCCCGGACCACCGCGCAGGTGGCGGCGTCGGCCGTGATTGGCGGTGCGGCTGCCGTGCGCGTCCAGGGCCTGGCGGATGTCCAGCACGCCCGCGCGGCCGTGGAGGTTCCGGTGATCGGGCTGTGGAAGGACGGGCACAGCGGCGTCTTCATCACCCCCACGCTCCGGCACGCGCTGGCCGTGGCCAACGCGGGGTCCCATGTTGTGGCCATCGACGGCACCCGCCGTGAACGCCCGGACGGGCTTACCCTGGCCCAGACGGTGGCGGGAGTCCATGCGGAATCGCATGCGCTGGTGATGGCCGACTGTGGATCGTTCGCGGATGCCGCTGCCGCCGTCGAGGCGGGCGCGGACCTGATCGGCACGACCCTGTCCGGCTACAGCGGTGAGCGGCCCAAAACACCGGGCCCCGACCTGGAGCTGCTGGCGGAGATTGCGGCTGCCGGATTTGACGTTCCGCTCATTGCCGAAGGCCGCATCCACACGCCTGCCCAGGCCCGCCAGGCGCTGGATGCCGGGGCATTCGCCGTGGTGGTGGGCACCGCCATCACGCACCCGGCCACCGTCACCGGCTGGTTCTCGGACGCCCTCAAGTGACCTCTCCCTACCTGCTGACGGGCACCCTCCTGACGGACGGCACCACGGTGGGGGACGCCGCCGTCGCGGTGGTGGACGGCAGGATTGCCTACGCCGGGCCGTGGGCGGGGCTGGACGTTGCGTCGCTGCCCGCGTTGGCTCACGTGGAGCTTCCGCCGGGGAGCATGCTCCTTCCCGGGCTGATTGACCTGCACTGCCATGGCGCCGCCGGCGGCGACTTCCCGGGTGGTGACCCCGGGGCAGCCCGGACTGCGGTGGATTTCCTCCACCGCAGCGGGACCACCACGCTGCTGGCCAGCCTGGTGACCGCACCCCGCGGCGAGCTGCTGCGAAGCATCGGGACCCTGCGGCGGCTGGCCGACGACGGCCTGATCGCGGGCATCCACGCCGAGGGGCCATTCCTGTCCCAGGCAAGGTGCGGCGCCCAGGATCCGCGGTTCCTGCGGGACCCTGACCTTCACTTCCTTGGCGAGCTGTTGGATGCGGCCAGCGGCCACCTCCGCACCATGACCTACGCCCCGGAACTGCCGGGTGCGGCGGAGCTGGTGCTGGAGCTGGCTTCGAACGGTGTGGCACCGTCGCTGGGCCACACCGACGCGGATACACGTACGACGGCGGATTCGCTCACCGAAGCGGCCCGCCTGCTGGCTGTTTCCGGTGCTGACCGTGCGCGTCCAACGGTGACGCACCTCTTCAACGGCATGCCGCCGCTGCACCACCGCAGCCCGGGACCGGTGGCCGCGTGCCTTCAGCTGGCCGCCGCCGAGCGCGTAGCGGTGGAACTGGTGGCCGACGGGGTACACCTGGATCCGGAGACGGTGCGGATGGTGTTTGGGCTGGTGGGTGCCGCGAATGTTGCCCTGGTGACCGATTCGATGGCGGCCACGGGGCTGCCCGACGGTGAGTATGACCTCGGCCCTGCGGGAGTGGTTGTCCGGGATGGGGAGGCGCGGCTGCGAAGCAACGGCGCCCTGGCCGGCGGCACTGCCACGCTGCTGGACGTGGTGCGCCGGACTGTCGGGGCAGGGGTGGCACCCGCCGACGCGGTCCTGTCCGCCACCGCTGTTCCGGCGGGCGTTCTTGGCCTCAGCGGCGAGGTGGGGAGCCTGCGCGCCGGGCTGCGCGCCGACGTCGTGGTGGTTGATCCGGACTTCCGTCTTGTCCGGGTGGTTCGCGGCGGAGAGGTCCTGGCGTAGTCCCCGGCTGTACTA
It encodes the following:
- a CDS encoding dihydrodipicolinate synthase family protein, with translation MSSQFSGVIPPVVTPRHADGSIDTASLQNLTRHLLDGGVSGLFVLGSSAEVPYMTNAERDLVVSTIAEANAAAGDRAVPLIVGANEQTTNRVIEEAKRVIDLGADAIVVTSMYYAIGNAEETETHFRSIHAAVSKPIFAYDVPVRTHFKLPTDLLVRLGREGVIAGVKDSSGDDVSFRQLLLAARDIDNFDIFTGHEVVVDGALLGGAQGVVPGLGNVAPRGYRNLVDAAAAGDWAKAAAEQDRLADLFEIVYTPNGRVSGGAAGLGAFKTALQVMGVIESNTMSAPMPALNEDETKAIRGILERNGLV
- a CDS encoding ROK family protein, which translates into the protein MYAVGVDLGGTKTAAGVVSGDGEVLFSGTIPTLSRDGSAAILDATAALVAGLRDKTADAGIAVGRVGVGSAGVIDAAHGVVVSATDAIPGWAGTALTAGLAARLGLPASSVRAVNDVHAHALGEAWTGAAAGTSSSLLVAFGTGVGGSFVLDGKPVLGHRYAGGHVGHFASPYACFDGAPLPCVCGGAGHVEAIASGPAILESYRRLGGSSPAADTRAVFALAGSGDGVAAGVIGMAAAAAGQAVGGLANILDPEVVLVSGGLADAGERWWQPMETALRAELLPALTGIPVRPAALGNTAAVVGAARLVLEPAVSAPAGYSSAQTSRRN
- a CDS encoding N-acetylmannosamine-6-phosphate 2-epimerase gives rise to the protein MLLSPDALESLRGRLIVSCQAYPGEPMRDPRTTAQVAASAVIGGAAAVRVQGLADVQHARAAVEVPVIGLWKDGHSGVFITPTLRHALAVANAGSHVVAIDGTRRERPDGLTLAQTVAGVHAESHALVMADCGSFADAAAAVEAGADLIGTTLSGYSGERPKTPGPDLELLAEIAAAGFDVPLIAEGRIHTPAQARQALDAGAFAVVVGTAITHPATVTGWFSDALK
- a CDS encoding N-acetylglucosamine-6-phosphate deacetylase; its protein translation is MTSPYLLTGTLLTDGTTVGDAAVAVVDGRIAYAGPWAGLDVASLPALAHVELPPGSMLLPGLIDLHCHGAAGGDFPGGDPGAARTAVDFLHRSGTTTLLASLVTAPRGELLRSIGTLRRLADDGLIAGIHAEGPFLSQARCGAQDPRFLRDPDLHFLGELLDAASGHLRTMTYAPELPGAAELVLELASNGVAPSLGHTDADTRTTADSLTEAARLLAVSGADRARPTVTHLFNGMPPLHHRSPGPVAACLQLAAAERVAVELVADGVHLDPETVRMVFGLVGAANVALVTDSMAATGLPDGEYDLGPAGVVVRDGEARLRSNGALAGGTATLLDVVRRTVGAGVAPADAVLSATAVPAGVLGLSGEVGSLRAGLRADVVVVDPDFRLVRVVRGGEVLA